From the genome of Schaalia dentiphila ATCC 17982, one region includes:
- a CDS encoding S8 family serine peptidase translates to MTHAQSCAQPAPRSPFGFVGRAGRAARALTTAASALALTVGALAVSPVPAHAADPITTQEYFSYYHLDSARQKGYTGKGITIALIDTPVDLSDPELAGANIVDKSRCTLDASPTNSTHGNSMAALLVSQKYGVAPDATLYTYQTATDGAASSGSCKQGTQELDTIANLINQAIDDGAQIISISLSSTDHDKDLKWAITRAVSQGVIIVSSMGNKAADENNAHLAWWSGVVGVSAIHTDGTFASYSSWGNGVVTAAIGGPVTIRSSSSGETTTTEGTSNATALVSGMLALARQKWPDATTNQILQSLVHSGLNPNHEWNKYTGYGAIDGGGLVIDDPSQYPDENPILNKPGGSEPTADEVADYADGLINPAAEREVPDSYVYRGADDQVVLYHAELKTPLHLGTSPRYHRK, encoded by the coding sequence ATGACACACGCGCAATCCTGCGCGCAGCCCGCGCCCCGTTCTCCCTTCGGTTTTGTGGGGAGGGCGGGGCGCGCCGCGCGCGCCCTGACCACCGCCGCCTCCGCACTCGCGCTGACGGTCGGCGCCCTCGCCGTGTCCCCGGTCCCCGCGCACGCGGCAGACCCCATCACCACCCAGGAGTACTTCTCCTACTACCACCTGGATTCCGCACGCCAAAAGGGATACACAGGCAAGGGCATCACCATCGCCCTGATCGACACCCCGGTTGACTTAAGCGACCCAGAACTAGCCGGCGCCAACATCGTCGACAAAAGCCGATGCACACTGGACGCTTCGCCAACGAATTCGACTCACGGTAACTCGATGGCTGCCCTTCTGGTATCCCAAAAATACGGCGTCGCACCCGACGCAACGCTCTACACCTACCAAACTGCCACCGATGGTGCAGCCTCTAGCGGTTCATGCAAACAAGGCACACAAGAGCTCGACACCATCGCAAACCTGATTAATCAAGCCATCGATGACGGCGCTCAAATTATCTCTATTTCATTGAGTTCCACGGATCACGACAAGGATCTCAAGTGGGCGATTACTCGTGCGGTGAGTCAAGGCGTCATCATCGTGTCGTCGATGGGCAATAAGGCAGCAGATGAGAACAACGCCCATCTTGCTTGGTGGTCTGGCGTCGTCGGAGTTTCCGCGATTCATACCGATGGCACGTTTGCGTCATACTCATCGTGGGGCAACGGTGTTGTGACAGCAGCTATCGGCGGCCCCGTCACCATCCGGAGTTCCAGCAGTGGAGAGACGACTACAACGGAAGGAACTTCTAACGCGACAGCCCTCGTTTCAGGGATGCTCGCACTGGCGCGCCAGAAATGGCCCGACGCCACCACCAACCAGATCCTCCAGTCGCTGGTCCATTCGGGCCTGAATCCAAATCACGAGTGGAACAAGTACACCGGCTATGGAGCTATTGACGGCGGTGGACTCGTCATCGATGATCCTTCGCAGTACCCGGACGAGAACCCGATTCTCAACAAACCGGGTGGTTCTGAGCCCACGGCTGACGAGGTTGCCGACTACGCCGATGGACTCATCAATCCCGCTGCCGAGCGGGAGGTCCCAGATTCCTACGTGTACCGAGGTGCCGACGATCAGGTCGTCCTCTATCACGCGGAGCTCAAGACACCGCTCCACCTGGGAACGAGTCCCCGCTACCACCGGAAGTGA
- a CDS encoding S8 family peptidase has product MGPAPVVNISSNAAPRSPFAFVARAGRAARALTTTASALALAVGVLAVAPAPAHAADPITTQEYFSYYHLDSARQKGYTGKGITIALIDGPVDTSAPELAGANITDKSRCTIEASPAEARHGTDMATILVSPYTGVAPDATLHSYQVSNDNSVSAGTCKVDGKKLDDFGTLINQAVEDGAQIISISQGTGHLGDDAKWAITNAIARGVIIVASAGNTSDDENNSHLGRWSGVVGVSAINTDGTFASYSSWGNGVVTAAVGGPFNTRDEVTNQPVTTRGTSVSTALVAGMLALARQKWPDATPNQILQSLVRSGLNPNHEWNQYTGYGAAALGSLVNDDPSQYPDENPILNKPGGSEPTADEVADYVDGLISPAAHRSIPASYVYRGIDDTVVLYQSELKTPLHLGTSPRYHRK; this is encoded by the coding sequence ATGGGACCCGCGCCAGTGGTGAACATCTCCTCCAACGCCGCGCCCCGTTCTCCCTTCGCTTTTGTGGCGAGGGCGGGGCGCGCCGCGCGCGCCCTGACCACCACCGCCTCCGCACTCGCTCTGGCCGTCGGAGTCCTCGCCGTGGCCCCGGCCCCCGCGCACGCGGCCGATCCGATCACCACCCAGGAGTACTTCTCGTACTACCACCTGGACTCCGCACGCCAGAAGGGCTACACCGGCAAGGGCATCACCATCGCCCTCATCGACGGCCCCGTGGACACCAGCGCCCCCGAGCTGGCCGGCGCCAACATCACCGACAAGAGCCGCTGTACCATCGAGGCCTCGCCTGCAGAAGCACGTCACGGCACTGATATGGCGACTATCCTGGTTTCTCCGTACACCGGCGTGGCTCCTGATGCTACGCTCCACAGCTATCAAGTGTCGAATGACAATTCTGTGTCGGCGGGCACTTGCAAGGTCGACGGCAAGAAGCTCGACGACTTCGGCACGCTCATCAACCAAGCCGTCGAAGATGGCGCTCAGATCATCTCCATCTCCCAAGGAACAGGACACCTGGGTGACGACGCCAAGTGGGCTATCACCAACGCAATTGCACGCGGTGTCATCATTGTTGCTTCAGCCGGCAACACGTCAGACGACGAAAACAACAGTCACTTGGGTAGATGGTCTGGCGTTGTTGGCGTATCCGCCATCAACACGGACGGCACGTTCGCGTCATACTCCTCCTGGGGCAACGGCGTCGTCACGGCAGCTGTGGGCGGTCCTTTCAATACACGCGACGAAGTGACAAATCAACCCGTCACCACGCGAGGTACCTCTGTGTCGACCGCTCTCGTCGCCGGCATGCTGGCCCTGGCGCGTCAGAAGTGGCCCGACGCCACCCCCAACCAGATCCTCCAGTCACTCGTGCGCTCGGGTCTGAACCCCAACCACGAGTGGAACCAATACACCGGGTACGGCGCAGCTGCTTTAGGTTCCCTTGTCAATGACGATCCTTCGCAGTATCCGGACGAGAACCCGATCCTCAACAAACCGGGTGGTTCCGAGCCCACGGCTGACGAGGTAGCCGACTACGTGGATGGTCTCATTAGTCCCGCGGCCCACCGTAGTATCCCCGCTTCCTACGTGTACCGGGGCATCGACGATACCGTTGTGTTGTACCAGTCCGAGCTCAAAACACCACTTCACCTGGGAACGAGCCCCCGCTACCACCGGAAGTGA
- a CDS encoding S8 family peptidase, with product MTHARPSAQPAPRSPFGFVGRAGRAARALTTAASALTLAVGALTVAPAPAHAADPITTQEYFSYYHLDSARQKGYTGKGVTIALIDGPVDTSAPELAGANITDKSRCTIEASPAEARHGTDMATLLVSPYTGVAPDATLYTYQTATADAVSSGTCKSNGLRLDTMAILINQAIDDGAQIISISQGTPEGDSEFQWALTRAISEGVIVVASAGNTARDNSYAQLIRWSGVVGVSAINSDGTFASYSSWGNGVVTAAFGGPVNTVDANTGAPTTASGTSNSTALVSGMLALARQKWPDATTNQILQSLVHTSLNPNHEWTQYTGYGAIDGGALVKTDPSQYPDENPIIQKPGGSEPTAEEVADYTDGLVNPASNRDLDDSYVYRGADDQIILYQSELKNEIHLGTSPRYHRK from the coding sequence ATGACACACGCGCGACCTAGCGCACAGCCCGCGCCCCGTTCTCCCTTCGGTTTTGTGGGGAGGGCGGGGCGCGCCGCGCGCGCCCTGACCACCGCCGCCTCCGCACTCACGCTGGCTGTCGGTGCCCTCACCGTGGCCCCGGCCCCCGCTCACGCTGCGGACCCGATCACCACCCAGGAGTACTTCTCGTACTACCATCTGGACTCTGCACGGCAAAAGGGGTACACAGGTAAGGGCGTCACCATCGCGCTCATCGACGGCCCCGTGGATACCAGCGCCCCCGAACTGGCCGGTGCCAACATCACCGACAAGAGCCGCTGCACAATCGAGGCCTCGCCTGCGGAAGCACGTCACGGCACCGACATGGCGACCTTGCTCGTATCGCCCTATACGGGTGTTGCCCCCGACGCCACGCTGTACACCTACCAGACCGCCACCGCTGATGCTGTATCGTCAGGCACATGCAAGTCCAACGGACTACGTCTCGATACCATGGCTATCCTCATCAACCAGGCCATCGATGACGGTGCCCAGATCATCTCCATCTCGCAGGGCACCCCAGAAGGAGATTCGGAATTTCAGTGGGCTCTCACCCGCGCGATAAGCGAAGGTGTCATCGTCGTCGCATCCGCCGGTAACACGGCACGCGACAACAGCTATGCCCAGCTGATCCGCTGGTCCGGCGTGGTCGGTGTGTCCGCTATCAACAGTGACGGCACGTTTGCATCCTACTCCTCGTGGGGTAACGGTGTCGTGACCGCCGCGTTCGGCGGCCCCGTCAACACCGTCGACGCGAACACCGGAGCCCCCACGACCGCCTCAGGTACTTCAAATTCAACTGCGCTAGTCTCAGGAATGCTCGCACTCGCACGCCAGAAGTGGCCCGACGCCACCACCAACCAGATCCTTCAATCCCTGGTTCACACCAGCTTGAACCCCAACCACGAGTGGACACAGTACACGGGGTATGGAGCGATTGACGGCGGCGCACTGGTCAAGACGGATCCTTCACAGTACCCGGACGAGAACCCAATCATCCAGAAGCCGGGTGGTTCCGAGCCCACAGCCGAGGAGGTTGCCGACTACACCGACGGGCTTGTCAATCCAGCCAGCAACCGGGACCTCGACGACTCCTACGTGTACCGGGGCGCCGACGATCAGATCATCCTATACCAGTCGGAGCTAAAGAATGAGATCCACCTGGGAACGAGCCCCCGCTACCACCGGAAGTAG
- a CDS encoding transglutaminase-like domain-containing protein, with amino-acid sequence MGGSIHRAAMPAWSLLVLAVLFSGPILMFESVFGGGQGAIAALAGVVVGLVVAWAAAKWRWDLLSIVAAVVASHFLFGGAAALRETTRWGVVPTSRTLQTLVVGSVEAWKDLLTLTPPAGSYVGPAMVPWMACLVCSVAAGVVTVRYGRPMWGSVPLILAGVIAIVWGPSGHSPSALLVIAWWVGLIVWWAWASAIGRARLGADIVIGMASTATTASTTVGGSSRQIVHVWWRVGMGALMVGVMVAAAIPAASLLGPTASDRVVGRDVVEPPVDARQYPSPLSSYRHYNKDLEDESLIRVSNMPKEARVRLGAMDVYDGTTFGMGVMNTVDGTAGYRRVGSTIPGRSADTAGVQTSVSTSQLLGPWVPTIGQVSVLRFEPSAPNAAEQQDGLNYDLWADTALTTGPTGQLSYSLSTTMPREHADSEFASVNAARYAGGDTNVPKDVDSLAADHTSTARSDLEKARAIEQFLHTDGYYSNEDTINSRPGSSQDRIERMISAEALVGDDEQYATLMALMLHSQGINARVVMGAYREGTSGSVDLTGSDMHAWVEVEFPGVGWATFDPTPPRDQQPTTQVNKPKSVPKPQVLQPPEPPEQPVELPPATRDQATDPHDPNGVHIPWMAIGTVSVSLLLLLGPVLAVLLAKSRRRKSRRRAQAAESVRGSWDELVDTAIDSGLVVEPHLTRQEVAWALASQWTPKKSESDEEGDAKARKARKRSAADVRVPGWSLFSGAVPRAVTVARRADVADFAAGGARPEDAEQAWNDVDELRREWAASVSLFARLRYALSLKSLRWRRRARRQADAARKGGRSLAKRMGRRKGKR; translated from the coding sequence ATGGGCGGGTCGATACACCGCGCCGCCATGCCCGCGTGGTCCCTGCTGGTCCTCGCGGTCCTCTTTTCCGGTCCGATCCTCATGTTCGAGTCCGTCTTCGGCGGCGGCCAGGGCGCGATCGCGGCGCTTGCGGGCGTCGTGGTCGGCCTCGTCGTCGCGTGGGCGGCAGCGAAGTGGCGCTGGGACCTGCTGTCGATCGTCGCGGCGGTCGTGGCCTCGCACTTCCTCTTCGGTGGCGCCGCCGCGCTGCGTGAGACGACCCGCTGGGGCGTGGTCCCGACGTCGCGGACCCTCCAGACGCTGGTCGTCGGTTCGGTCGAGGCCTGGAAGGACCTCCTGACGCTGACGCCGCCGGCCGGCTCCTACGTGGGGCCTGCGATGGTGCCGTGGATGGCCTGCCTCGTGTGTTCGGTTGCGGCGGGCGTCGTGACGGTGCGCTACGGGCGCCCCATGTGGGGATCCGTGCCGCTGATCCTCGCTGGCGTGATCGCGATCGTGTGGGGGCCGTCGGGCCACTCTCCGTCCGCCCTCCTCGTCATCGCGTGGTGGGTGGGACTCATCGTGTGGTGGGCGTGGGCCTCGGCGATCGGACGCGCACGACTGGGCGCCGACATCGTCATTGGTATGGCCTCTACGGCGACCACCGCGTCGACGACCGTGGGCGGTTCCTCGCGTCAGATCGTGCACGTGTGGTGGCGCGTGGGCATGGGCGCGCTCATGGTGGGCGTGATGGTTGCTGCGGCGATCCCTGCGGCGTCCCTGCTGGGCCCCACGGCCTCGGACCGCGTCGTCGGACGCGACGTCGTCGAGCCGCCCGTGGACGCGCGCCAGTACCCCTCGCCGCTGTCCAGCTACCGCCACTACAACAAGGACCTCGAGGATGAATCCCTGATCCGCGTGTCCAACATGCCCAAGGAGGCGCGCGTGCGCCTGGGCGCGATGGACGTGTACGACGGGACGACCTTCGGCATGGGCGTCATGAACACGGTGGACGGCACGGCCGGATACCGCCGCGTGGGGTCCACGATCCCGGGGCGCAGCGCCGATACGGCGGGAGTGCAGACCTCGGTGTCGACCTCGCAGCTGCTGGGACCGTGGGTGCCCACGATCGGCCAGGTGTCGGTCCTGCGTTTTGAACCCTCCGCCCCCAACGCGGCCGAGCAGCAGGACGGCCTGAACTACGACCTGTGGGCGGATACCGCCCTGACGACGGGTCCGACCGGCCAGCTGAGCTACTCGCTGAGCACGACGATGCCGCGCGAACACGCAGACTCGGAGTTCGCCAGCGTGAACGCAGCGCGCTACGCCGGGGGAGACACGAACGTCCCGAAGGACGTGGACTCCCTGGCCGCGGATCACACGTCGACCGCGCGCTCGGACCTGGAGAAGGCCCGCGCGATCGAGCAGTTCCTGCACACGGATGGCTATTACTCCAACGAGGACACGATCAATTCGCGTCCCGGCTCCTCTCAGGACCGCATCGAGCGCATGATCAGCGCCGAGGCGCTGGTGGGCGACGACGAGCAGTACGCGACCCTTATGGCCCTCATGCTGCACTCGCAGGGCATCAACGCCCGCGTCGTGATGGGCGCCTACCGCGAGGGCACGTCCGGCAGCGTCGACCTGACGGGTTCGGACATGCACGCGTGGGTCGAGGTGGAGTTCCCCGGCGTCGGCTGGGCGACCTTCGACCCGACTCCGCCGCGCGATCAGCAGCCCACGACGCAGGTCAACAAGCCCAAGTCCGTGCCCAAGCCCCAGGTCCTGCAGCCCCCGGAGCCGCCCGAGCAGCCGGTTGAGCTGCCGCCCGCAACCCGTGACCAGGCGACGGATCCGCACGATCCGAACGGCGTCCATATCCCGTGGATGGCGATCGGCACGGTGTCGGTGTCGCTCCTCCTGCTGCTGGGCCCGGTCCTGGCTGTGCTCCTGGCGAAGTCCCGCCGCCGTAAGAGCCGCCGCCGTGCGCAGGCCGCCGAGTCGGTGCGCGGCTCGTGGGACGAGCTCGTGGATACCGCGATCGACTCCGGCCTCGTCGTCGAGCCGCACTTGACGCGCCAGGAGGTTGCGTGGGCGCTGGCCTCGCAGTGGACGCCCAAGAAATCCGAGAGCGACGAGGAGGGGGATGCTAAGGCCCGCAAGGCGCGCAAGCGCTCGGCCGCGGACGTGCGCGTGCCTGGCTGGTCGCTGTTCTCGGGCGCGGTTCCCCGGGCCGTCACCGTGGCGCGCCGCGCGGACGTCGCGGACTTCGCTGCCGGTGGTGCCCGCCCCGAGGACGCGGAGCAGGCGTGGAACGACGTGGATGAGCTGCGTCGCGAGTGGGCGGCCTCGGTGTCGCTGTTCGCGCGACTGCGGTACGCGCTGTCGCTGAAGTCGCTGCGCTGGCGCCGTCGCGCCCGCCGTCAGGCTGACGCCGCTCGCAAGGGCGGTCGCTCGCTGGCTAAGCGCATGGGCCGTAGGAAAGGGAAACGTTGA
- a CDS encoding S8 family peptidase, producing the protein MSHPMARLARRSACKGVTLVGTLAVAALVVPAAPASADAAITADEQTFYGYYRLDAIHSSGYTGEGVTIALIDGPVNTQIPELAGARIQSYSPCTVGSQDKYWDHGTVIAQVISSPQFGVAPGANLRAYTLSFAGDTTGSDCAIGQWGRGYSDLALLIEDALNDGVDVITTSSSYPSDYEGMRWALARAIASKVPVVASTGNDSTRNSTEWLPSWGGVVGVGAIETNGRPSDYQNWGRPLSTAALARPLARSGVSQERGEWWGTSFASPIVAGSLALSMQRWPSATGNQILQGLARTGVGGNGGEWNEYTGYGALDIYAMLTTNPTSFPDENPFMDKGTNTVPSRQDVQDYIDGVVDPRVVMNDNSYEYLGYDERLALSREHGYPTHLGTSPRFHASNASNAKKK; encoded by the coding sequence ATGAGTCATCCGATGGCGCGCCTCGCGCGGCGCAGCGCCTGCAAGGGGGTCACCCTGGTGGGCACGCTTGCCGTCGCGGCCCTCGTGGTTCCTGCTGCCCCAGCATCGGCGGATGCCGCGATCACGGCGGACGAACAGACCTTCTACGGCTACTACCGCTTGGACGCGATCCACTCGTCGGGATACACGGGCGAAGGCGTGACGATCGCGCTCATTGACGGCCCTGTCAACACGCAGATCCCGGAGCTAGCCGGTGCGCGCATCCAGTCCTACAGCCCCTGCACCGTGGGCTCCCAGGACAAGTACTGGGACCACGGCACCGTTATCGCGCAGGTGATTTCCTCGCCTCAATTCGGCGTGGCCCCCGGCGCGAATCTACGCGCCTACACATTGTCGTTTGCCGGTGACACGACGGGTTCCGACTGCGCGATCGGACAGTGGGGGCGAGGCTACTCCGATCTCGCTCTCCTCATCGAGGACGCGCTCAACGACGGCGTCGACGTGATCACCACGTCGTCGAGCTACCCCAGCGACTACGAGGGCATGCGCTGGGCTCTCGCCCGAGCGATTGCGTCCAAGGTTCCGGTAGTCGCCAGCACGGGCAACGACTCGACCCGCAACTCGACGGAGTGGCTGCCCTCCTGGGGTGGCGTCGTCGGCGTGGGCGCGATCGAGACCAACGGACGCCCCTCCGACTACCAGAACTGGGGTAGGCCGCTGTCGACGGCGGCCCTCGCGCGCCCTCTCGCACGTTCGGGCGTGTCACAGGAGCGAGGCGAGTGGTGGGGGACATCCTTCGCGAGCCCCATCGTGGCCGGCTCCCTGGCGCTGTCCATGCAGCGCTGGCCGAGCGCGACCGGCAACCAGATCCTACAGGGGCTGGCCCGCACAGGCGTGGGCGGCAACGGCGGCGAATGGAACGAATACACGGGGTACGGCGCGCTCGACATCTACGCGATGCTGACGACGAACCCGACGAGCTTCCCGGATGAAAACCCGTTCATGGACAAGGGAACGAACACGGTTCCCAGCCGACAGGACGTGCAGGACTATATCGACGGCGTGGTGGATCCGCGCGTCGTCATGAACGACAACTCGTACGAATATCTGGGGTACGACGAGCGTCTCGCACTCAGCCGCGAGCACGGCTACCCGACGCACCTGGGGACCAGCCCGCGCTTCCACGCGAGCAATGCGAGCAACGCGAAGAAGAAGTAG
- a CDS encoding serine/threonine-protein kinase, whose protein sequence is MDSDARVGMVPSLPGYEWIRPLGSGGFADVFLCRQELPSREVAVKVARRDRGADGEAGIAREADVMALVSGHPAVAQLYGAGRTPDGRPYLVMEYCPVANILDQVRANPMSTDRALSMVIRMCGGAEMLHRAGYVHRDIKPSNIMINAYGSPVLTDFGVAEPVGADPRGGRDGFSVMWAPPEQIAGTARAHPTQDVWALGATLWTLLMGRSPFEVEDGDNSAHAVAQRVARGRVSRIDRPGVPDAVTAIVRRAMSLDPEQRFGSAAALGYALQTVEREMHRPVTEMKLSVVVSSSAPSSALSAPSAAALDAERTRTRRGSFADGPQASSNEAWAGNSTTNRTGLVEGESKRPVWVVPVLALVMVLATAGLVVAMLTGGGHSIHLGGGGGGGSTPTPSSSTGAVSNSDQGDAGAVPPEAVTGLTATPNGNEIRWGWEVPEQGQYQPGALEFKYVLTRPGEAVVAETMRRNSLTTTAVSGENCLTVSLVVTSTGRESAPVTQCVTVP, encoded by the coding sequence ATGGATAGCGACGCTCGCGTCGGAATGGTGCCGTCGCTGCCGGGTTACGAGTGGATTCGTCCACTCGGGTCGGGTGGGTTCGCGGACGTGTTCCTGTGCCGCCAGGAGCTGCCCAGCCGTGAGGTGGCCGTCAAGGTGGCGCGCAGGGATCGCGGGGCGGACGGCGAGGCCGGTATCGCACGTGAGGCTGACGTGATGGCTCTCGTGTCGGGTCACCCGGCGGTGGCCCAGCTGTACGGCGCGGGGCGCACGCCGGATGGTCGCCCGTACCTGGTGATGGAGTACTGCCCGGTTGCGAACATCCTCGATCAGGTGCGCGCAAACCCGATGTCGACGGACCGCGCGCTGTCGATGGTGATCCGCATGTGCGGCGGCGCTGAGATGCTGCACCGCGCGGGCTACGTGCACCGCGACATTAAGCCCAGCAACATCATGATCAACGCCTACGGGTCGCCGGTGCTCACCGACTTCGGCGTGGCCGAGCCGGTGGGTGCGGACCCGCGCGGCGGCCGCGACGGCTTCTCGGTGATGTGGGCGCCGCCCGAACAGATTGCGGGCACGGCGCGCGCTCACCCGACGCAGGACGTGTGGGCACTGGGCGCGACCCTGTGGACGCTCCTCATGGGCCGCTCGCCCTTCGAGGTGGAGGACGGAGACAACTCGGCCCATGCGGTCGCCCAGCGCGTCGCCCGTGGCCGCGTGTCGCGCATCGACCGCCCGGGAGTGCCCGACGCTGTGACGGCTATCGTGCGCCGCGCGATGAGCCTGGACCCGGAGCAGCGCTTCGGGTCGGCGGCGGCCCTCGGTTACGCCCTACAGACGGTCGAACGCGAGATGCACCGCCCGGTCACGGAGATGAAGCTGAGCGTGGTGGTCTCCTCGAGCGCGCCATCCTCGGCCCTGTCCGCCCCGTCTGCGGCGGCCCTGGACGCGGAGCGCACGCGCACCCGCCGCGGGAGTTTCGCGGATGGTCCCCAGGCCTCGTCGAACGAGGCGTGGGCCGGTAACTCGACGACGAACCGAACCGGGTTGGTCGAGGGGGAGTCGAAGCGTCCCGTGTGGGTGGTGCCGGTCCTCGCGCTCGTGATGGTGCTGGCGACGGCCGGCCTGGTCGTCGCGATGCTCACCGGCGGCGGACACAGCATCCACCTGGGCGGAGGCGGTGGAGGCGGATCCACACCGACCCCTTCCTCAAGCACAGGGGCAGTGAGCAACTCCGATCAGGGCGACGCGGGCGCCGTCCCGCCCGAGGCCGTCACCGGGTTGACGGCCACCCCGAACGGCAACGAGATCCGCTGGGGCTGGGAGGTGCCCGAGCAGGGCCAGTACCAGCCCGGAGCGCTGGAGTTCAAGTACGTGCTCACCCGCCCGGGTGAGGCCGTGGTGGCAGAGACGATGCGTCGCAACAGCCTGACGACTACCGCGGTGAGCGGCGAGAACTGCCTGACAGTGAGCCTCGTCGTGACTTCCACGGGCCGCGAGTCCGCGCCGGTCACTCAGTGCGTGACGGTGCCGTAG